The following nucleotide sequence is from Pseudoalteromonas xiamenensis.
AACATTGAAGAAATCCTTGATGGGCATTGAACCGGGATGCCAAGAAGTCATCAATAGCATAGAGCTAATTCTGAATAGCCGTTACATCACTGGGCGCAGTATCCCCGTAGATGGTGGACGACACTTAAAATAAGTAAGAGACGAACAAATGCATAATGAACTAAAAGACAGTTATAAAGCCATTATCGAAGCCGTGGGTGAAGATCCAAATCGTGAAGGCTTGTTAGATACACCAAAACGCGCAGCAAAAGCCATGGAATATTTGACCAAAGGCTACCGCCAAACATTGGAAGAAATAACCAACAACGCGGTTTTCACCAGTGATGCCGATGACATGGTGGTGATCCAAGATATCGAGCTGTATTCGATGTGCGAACACCATTTACTGCCTTTCGTTGGCCGTTGCCATATCGCGTATATCCCGAATGGCAAAGTGCTTGGCTTGTCCAAATTTGCTCGCATCGTTGACATGTTTGCTCGGCGCTTCCAAATTCAAGAGCAGCTAACTCACCAAATCGCTAAGGCTGTCGAAGAAGTCACCGGCGCAAAAGGTGTCGGTGTTATCATTGAGGCAAAACACATGTGTATGATGATGCGAGGCGTAGAGAAACAGAATTCGCAAATGCGTACTTCAGTCATGCTCGGTAACTTCAGAAATGACCCAAAAACACGTAATGAGTTTTTGTTGCTCGTTAAACGCTAAGGAATGCGGATGCAAAACGCCATTATTAACATCACAAACTTGCGATTGAGA
It contains:
- the folE gene encoding GTP cyclohydrolase I FolE, with the protein product MHNELKDSYKAIIEAVGEDPNREGLLDTPKRAAKAMEYLTKGYRQTLEEITNNAVFTSDADDMVVIQDIELYSMCEHHLLPFVGRCHIAYIPNGKVLGLSKFARIVDMFARRFQIQEQLTHQIAKAVEEVTGAKGVGVIIEAKHMCMMMRGVEKQNSQMRTSVMLGNFRNDPKTRNEFLLLVKR